One Curtobacterium sp. BH-2-1-1 genomic region harbors:
- a CDS encoding alanine--glyoxylate aminotransferase family protein, giving the protein MLPVNPPARLLMGPGPITADPRVLRALSTPLVGQYDPWMTTTMNETQELYRRVFGTTNEATVLVDGTSRAGIEAALVSLLAPGDRVLVPVFGRFGHLLAEIAGRAGAEVHTIETEWGQVFTPSAIEDAIARVRPKVLAIVQGDTSTTMNQPLDELGAICERYGVLFYTDATATVGGNPLEVDAWGIDAVSAGLQKCLGGPSGSAPLTVSPRAVAVLDQRRSVEAGIREPGDEVADEPIRSNYLDLAMILDYWGPRRLNHHTEAASMLYAANECARILLEEGRDAVVARHETAGRAMTAGVQALGLGVFGDLGHKMHNVVAVEIPSDVVGDQVRAAMLDDHGIEIGTSFGPLHGRVWRIGTMGYNARKDTVVTTLAALEHALRRAGHAVPSGGGVDAALDVYAGVGAGAVAGVVAAGVSA; this is encoded by the coding sequence ATGCTCCCTGTGAACCCACCCGCCCGTCTGCTCATGGGACCGGGGCCGATCACCGCCGACCCGCGGGTGCTCCGTGCCCTGTCGACCCCGCTCGTCGGGCAGTACGACCCGTGGATGACCACCACGATGAACGAGACGCAGGAGCTGTACCGGCGGGTGTTCGGCACCACGAACGAGGCGACCGTCCTCGTCGACGGCACCTCCCGCGCCGGCATCGAGGCGGCGCTCGTCTCCCTGCTCGCCCCGGGGGACCGCGTGCTCGTGCCGGTGTTCGGGCGCTTCGGGCACCTGCTCGCCGAGATCGCCGGGCGTGCCGGGGCCGAGGTCCACACGATCGAGACCGAGTGGGGGCAGGTGTTCACCCCGTCGGCGATCGAGGACGCGATCGCGCGGGTGCGCCCGAAGGTCCTGGCGATCGTGCAGGGCGACACCTCGACCACGATGAACCAGCCGCTCGACGAGCTCGGCGCGATCTGCGAACGGTACGGCGTGCTGTTCTACACCGACGCGACCGCCACCGTCGGGGGCAACCCGCTCGAGGTCGACGCCTGGGGCATCGACGCGGTGAGCGCGGGGCTGCAGAAGTGCCTGGGCGGACCGTCCGGCAGCGCGCCGCTCACCGTCTCGCCGCGGGCCGTCGCCGTGCTCGACCAGCGTCGCAGCGTCGAGGCGGGCATCCGCGAACCCGGGGACGAGGTCGCCGACGAACCCATCCGGTCGAACTACCTCGACCTCGCGATGATCCTCGACTACTGGGGCCCGCGACGGCTCAACCACCACACCGAGGCCGCGTCGATGCTCTACGCCGCGAACGAGTGCGCCCGGATCCTGCTCGAGGAGGGCCGCGACGCCGTGGTCGCACGGCACGAGACCGCCGGTCGCGCGATGACCGCCGGCGTGCAGGCACTCGGGCTCGGCGTCTTCGGCGACCTCGGGCACAAGATGCACAACGTCGTCGCGGTCGAGATCCCGTCGGACGTCGTCGGCGACCAGGTCCGCGCCGCGATGCTCGACGACCACGGCATCGAGATCGGCACGTCGTTCGGGCCGCTGCACGGACGGGTCTGGCGGATCGGCACCATGGGCTACAACGCGCGCAAGGACACCGTCGTGACGACCCTCGCCGCGCTCGAGCACGCCCTGCGCCGGGCCGGGCACGCGGTGCCGTCCGGCGGTGGCGTGGACGCGGCGCTCGACGTCTACGCCGGCGTCGGTGCCGGTGCCGTCGCCGGCGTCGTCGCTGCCGGGGTGTCGGCGTGA
- a CDS encoding allantoate amidohydrolase, whose product MSAPSVVRASATATADATLIAGWCDELATVTEEPGRITRVYLSPEHARVNAIVAGWMRDAGLSTWQDAAGNLHGRVDGATPDAPVLLLGSHLDTVVDAGRYDGIVGVLMAIRTVARVTADGPLPVALEVIAFSDEEGTRFGKALLGSSAVAGVWDESWWDLADGDGVTLRDAFTRFGLDPSRVHEAAVEPSVLAGYLEAHIEQGPYLEQAGQALGVVTSIASARRFTVEAVGEARHAGGTPYDRRHDALLAAAEAALAVERICRASQHVGTVGTMTVEPGAVNVVPGLARFSVDLRGEFDDGRDAVWEEITKAFALIGERRGVSVEPTEVHRAPAVFCAPRLMDAVRAGIESTGEPRPIELFSRAGHDAMSLGLVTDVAMLFLRNPDGISHHPDEFVSTEDIALGLDALAVAVGRVAAA is encoded by the coding sequence GTGAGCGCGCCGTCCGTGGTCCGGGCCTCCGCGACCGCCACCGCCGACGCGACGCTGATCGCCGGGTGGTGCGACGAACTCGCGACCGTCACCGAGGAGCCCGGCCGGATCACCCGCGTCTACCTCTCGCCGGAGCACGCACGGGTCAACGCGATCGTCGCCGGCTGGATGCGCGACGCCGGCCTCAGCACCTGGCAGGACGCGGCGGGCAACCTGCACGGCCGCGTCGACGGTGCGACCCCGGACGCCCCCGTGCTGCTGCTCGGATCGCACCTCGACACCGTGGTGGACGCCGGCCGGTACGACGGGATCGTCGGGGTCCTCATGGCGATCCGGACGGTGGCGCGCGTGACCGCCGACGGCCCGCTCCCCGTCGCGCTCGAGGTCATCGCGTTCTCCGACGAGGAGGGCACCCGCTTCGGCAAGGCGCTGCTCGGGTCCTCCGCGGTCGCCGGTGTCTGGGACGAGTCCTGGTGGGACCTCGCCGACGGCGACGGGGTCACCCTCCGCGACGCCTTCACCCGCTTCGGGCTCGACCCGTCGCGCGTGCACGAGGCCGCGGTCGAACCGTCGGTGCTCGCCGGATACCTCGAGGCGCACATCGAGCAGGGACCGTACCTCGAACAGGCCGGTCAGGCGCTCGGCGTCGTCACGAGCATCGCGAGTGCGCGGCGGTTCACCGTCGAGGCCGTCGGCGAGGCCCGGCACGCCGGTGGCACCCCCTACGACCGACGGCACGACGCGCTGCTCGCCGCCGCCGAGGCCGCCCTCGCCGTCGAACGGATCTGCCGGGCGTCGCAGCACGTCGGCACGGTCGGCACCATGACCGTCGAGCCCGGAGCCGTGAACGTCGTCCCGGGGCTGGCACGGTTCTCGGTCGACCTGCGCGGGGAGTTCGACGATGGACGCGACGCCGTGTGGGAGGAGATCACGAAGGCGTTCGCGCTCATCGGGGAGCGCCGTGGCGTCAGCGTCGAGCCGACCGAGGTCCACCGTGCGCCGGCGGTGTTCTGCGCACCGCGGCTGATGGACGCCGTCCGGGCGGGCATCGAGTCGACGGGGGAGCCCCGTCCGATCGAGCTGTTCTCCCGCGCGGGACACGACGCCATGTCGCTCGGGCTCGTGACCGACGTCGCGATGCTCTTCCTCCGCAACCCGGACGGCATCAGCCACCACCCCGACGAGTTCGTCTCCACCGAGGACATCGCCCTCGGGCTCGACGCGCTCGCGGTCGCGGTCGGACGGGTGGCCGCAGCGTGA
- a CDS encoding MurR/RpiR family transcriptional regulator, with protein MSTAGPDVRARIDSVWEQLSPAERRVAAMVRHDPELLLVGTSAELAAESGTSKATVSRLVRSLGFQDAAEVRQNLMSARGSGLPWAAEDAAHVDQRAVESRNLDAAFASLARADRPRLARRIVRARRVLVAGERGAYPIALQLRAQLAQVRPDVRIGPAPGQRLGEEVADLDRRDLVIIVTVRRHAAGIGKLVRHCVASGADVVVLGDPTAAVIAAPAATAILCPVDSPSAFDSMAALFAVVAAVANDVYEASGPGGRARVDAVAQAYDALGELAAP; from the coding sequence GTGAGCACCGCGGGCCCCGACGTCCGGGCGCGCATCGACTCGGTGTGGGAGCAGCTGTCCCCGGCCGAGCGACGCGTCGCCGCGATGGTGCGCCACGACCCCGAACTCCTGCTCGTCGGGACCTCGGCCGAGCTCGCCGCCGAGTCGGGCACCTCGAAGGCCACGGTCTCCCGGCTCGTCCGGTCGCTCGGCTTCCAGGACGCCGCCGAGGTCCGGCAGAACCTGATGTCGGCACGGGGTTCCGGCCTGCCGTGGGCCGCCGAGGACGCGGCGCACGTCGACCAGCGCGCCGTCGAGTCGCGCAACCTCGACGCCGCGTTCGCCTCGCTCGCCCGGGCCGACCGTCCCCGTCTCGCCCGGCGGATCGTCCGCGCGCGCCGGGTGCTCGTGGCGGGGGAGCGCGGGGCGTACCCGATCGCCCTCCAGCTGCGCGCCCAGCTCGCGCAGGTCCGACCGGACGTCCGCATCGGCCCGGCCCCGGGACAGCGCCTCGGCGAAGAGGTGGCCGACCTCGACCGACGCGACCTCGTCATCATCGTCACGGTGCGCCGGCACGCCGCCGGCATCGGCAAGCTCGTGCGGCACTGCGTCGCCAGCGGCGCGGACGTCGTCGTCCTGGGCGACCCGACCGCGGCGGTCATCGCGGCCCCGGCGGCCACGGCGATCCTCTGCCCGGTGGACTCCCCGTCGGCGTTCGACTCGATGGCGGCGCTGTTCGCCGTCGTCGCCGCGGTCGCGAACGACGTGTACGAGGCATCCGGCCCGGGCGGGCGTGCGCGGGTGGACGCGGTGGCGCAGGCCTACGACGCGCTGGGGGAGCTCGCCGCGCCCTGA
- a CDS encoding SRPBCC family protein, whose protein sequence is MTVAFRVVTDLAAPPERAFALSLDIGAHERSMAATDERAVAGTMAGTIGLGESVTWRARHFGIVWRMTSRITALEAPHRFVDEQVRGPFARFRHEHRFEPSAGGTRMVDEIEFRAPLGVLGVVAERLALARYLPRLIRERNASLAAELADERGGAGDDERGDGTGQGAASSPSAS, encoded by the coding sequence GTGACCGTCGCGTTCCGGGTCGTCACCGACCTCGCCGCCCCGCCGGAGCGCGCGTTCGCGCTGTCGCTCGACATCGGCGCGCACGAGCGGTCCATGGCCGCCACGGACGAGCGCGCGGTCGCGGGCACCATGGCCGGCACGATCGGGCTCGGTGAGTCCGTCACGTGGCGCGCGCGGCACTTCGGGATCGTGTGGCGGATGACGAGTCGGATCACGGCCCTGGAGGCGCCCCACCGGTTCGTCGACGAACAGGTGCGTGGACCGTTCGCCCGGTTCCGGCACGAGCACCGGTTCGAGCCGTCGGCCGGCGGCACGCGGATGGTCGACGAGATCGAGTTCCGCGCACCGCTCGGGGTGCTCGGGGTCGTCGCCGAGCGGCTCGCGCTGGCTCGGTACCTGCCGCGGCTGATCCGGGAGCGCAACGCCTCGCTGGCGGCCGAACTCGCCGACGAGCGCGGCGGTGCCGGCGACGACGAGCGCGGCGACGGCACGGGTCAGGGCGCGGCGAGCTCCCCCAGCGCGTCGTAG
- a CDS encoding GNAT family N-acetyltransferase encodes MDPVTLRTERLVLSVPELTDADDVVAYATDPDVVAFIPMPEPYGHAEARHWLTAVVQDGWASDTRYEFALRRADDPRLLGTVGLFGFAGGGAEIGYATHPDARGHGFVTEAADRVLQWAFAPAPDGLGLARVQWRAMAENRASIAVAQRLGMRYEGRQRSAVLQHGRRHDQLLAAVLRDDDRSVRPVWPTS; translated from the coding sequence ATGGACCCCGTCACGCTGCGGACCGAGCGGCTGGTCCTCTCGGTCCCCGAGCTCACCGATGCCGACGACGTCGTCGCCTACGCGACCGATCCCGACGTGGTGGCGTTCATCCCGATGCCCGAACCGTACGGTCACGCCGAGGCCCGCCACTGGCTCACGGCCGTGGTGCAGGACGGCTGGGCGTCGGACACCCGCTACGAGTTCGCCCTCCGCCGTGCCGACGACCCACGGCTGCTCGGTACCGTCGGGCTCTTCGGGTTCGCCGGCGGCGGCGCGGAGATCGGGTACGCGACCCACCCGGACGCCCGCGGGCACGGCTTCGTGACCGAGGCGGCGGACCGCGTGCTGCAGTGGGCGTTCGCGCCGGCTCCCGACGGGCTCGGGCTCGCGCGCGTGCAGTGGCGGGCGATGGCGGAGAACCGTGCGTCGATCGCCGTCGCGCAGCGGCTCGGCATGCGGTACGAAGGGCGTCAGCGGTCCGCGGTGCTCCAGCACGGCCGCCGCCACGACCAGTTGCTGGCGGCCGTCCTGCGCGACGACGACCGATCCGTCCGACCGGTCTGGCCGACGTCGTGA
- a CDS encoding dipeptidase, translating into MTFDALPFPVIDGHNDLPWERRETHYSGVEGIDSEQGSLHTDLPKLRAGGVVGQFWSVFVPTDVPDPVRATLQQVDLAHRIIERYPESLTLAQTAAEVVAAVDAGRTASLLGAEGGHSIGDDLAVLRDLARLGVRYMTLTHNDDTPWADSATGSHPHGGLTDRGREVVAEMERIGMLVDLSHTSPETMRDTLDVATQPVVFSHSSTIAVNDHPRNVPDDVLARLRDNGGVVMITFVPKFVSRAWADWEDAGSVGEPPLVTVSDVADHVEHAREVAGAAHIGLGGDYDGTPVLPPDLRDVSRYPVLAAELQRRGWGPEDLRALAGGNVLRVLAATDERFARTAHVR; encoded by the coding sequence ATGACGTTCGACGCGCTCCCGTTCCCGGTCATCGACGGACACAACGACTTGCCCTGGGAACGGCGCGAGACCCACTACTCCGGGGTCGAGGGCATCGACTCCGAGCAAGGGTCCCTGCACACCGACCTGCCGAAGCTCCGTGCCGGAGGGGTCGTCGGGCAGTTCTGGTCGGTGTTCGTCCCCACCGACGTCCCCGATCCCGTCCGCGCGACGCTGCAGCAGGTCGACCTCGCGCACCGGATCATCGAGCGGTACCCGGAGTCGCTCACCCTCGCCCAGACCGCGGCCGAGGTCGTCGCGGCCGTCGACGCCGGGCGCACCGCGTCGCTCCTCGGCGCCGAGGGCGGCCACTCGATCGGCGACGACCTGGCGGTGCTCCGCGACCTCGCCCGGCTCGGGGTCCGGTACATGACCCTCACGCACAACGACGACACACCCTGGGCCGACTCGGCCACCGGCTCCCACCCGCACGGCGGCCTGACCGACCGCGGGCGCGAGGTCGTGGCCGAGATGGAGCGGATCGGGATGCTCGTCGACCTGTCGCACACGTCGCCGGAGACCATGCGCGACACCCTCGACGTCGCCACGCAGCCGGTGGTGTTCAGCCACTCCTCGACGATCGCGGTGAACGACCACCCGCGGAACGTCCCGGACGACGTGCTCGCCCGCCTGCGCGACAACGGCGGTGTGGTGATGATCACCTTCGTGCCGAAGTTCGTGTCCCGGGCGTGGGCCGACTGGGAAGACGCCGGTTCGGTGGGGGAGCCCCCGCTCGTCACGGTGTCGGACGTGGCGGACCACGTCGAGCACGCGCGCGAGGTCGCTGGCGCGGCGCACATCGGGCTCGGCGGCGACTACGACGGGACGCCCGTGCTGCCGCCGGACCTGCGGGACGTGTCGCGGTACCCGGTGCTGGCGGCGGAACTGCAGCGTCGTGGCTGGGGCCCGGAGGACCTGCGCGCCCTGGCCGGGGGCAACGTGCTGCGGGTGCTCGCGGCGACGGACGAGCGGTTCGCGCGGACGGCGCACGTGCGCTGA
- a CDS encoding DUF899 domain-containing protein, translated as MRRNDEEVAMSKEQQPDATPPVVDRAAFDTALAAQVRDEKELTRHGDRVSAARRRLPMVRVDDYEFTGPDGPVRLTELFAGKYLLLVQNVMYGRDWDAGCPSCTWAVDNLPADMGRLDDEGIAFAMVSEGPIERLEAWRQQHGWPHTWVSSGATSYHDDWGWTVHSDDWDGPVPGYSYYLLRDGVPYLTYATGARGTEAILPVPHIMDRTVYGRQQDWEDSPEGWPQYPTYG; from the coding sequence GTGCGCCGCAACGACGAGGAGGTCGCCATGTCCAAGGAGCAGCAACCCGACGCCACGCCACCCGTCGTCGACCGCGCAGCGTTCGACACGGCGCTCGCCGCGCAGGTGCGCGACGAGAAGGAACTCACCCGCCACGGCGACCGCGTCTCGGCCGCGCGCCGACGGCTCCCGATGGTCCGTGTCGACGACTACGAGTTCACGGGTCCCGACGGTCCCGTGCGACTGACGGAGCTGTTCGCCGGGAAGTACCTGCTCCTCGTGCAGAACGTCATGTACGGACGGGACTGGGACGCCGGCTGCCCGAGCTGCACGTGGGCCGTCGACAACCTGCCCGCCGACATGGGCCGCCTCGACGACGAGGGGATCGCGTTCGCGATGGTCTCCGAGGGGCCGATCGAGCGGCTCGAGGCCTGGCGGCAGCAGCACGGGTGGCCGCACACGTGGGTGTCGTCCGGCGCGACGAGCTACCACGACGACTGGGGCTGGACCGTGCACAGCGACGACTGGGACGGCCCGGTGCCCGGGTACTCGTACTACCTGCTGCGCGACGGTGTGCCGTACCTGACCTACGCGACCGGTGCGCGCGGGACGGAGGCGATCCTGCCGGTGCCGCACATCATGGACCGCACGGTGTACGGGCGGCAGCAGGACTGGGAGGACAGTCCCGAGGGCTGGCCGCAGTACCCCACTTACGGCTGA
- the cysK gene encoding cysteine synthase A, with translation MSGTIHDNISQAFGNTPLVRLNRLPKEGGAEVLAKLEFYNPGASVKDRLGVAIIDAAEESGELQAGGTIVEGSSGNTGIALALVGAARGYRVVITMPETMSVERRALIRAYGAEIVLTPGPEGMKGAVSKAEQIVAETPGAILAHQFETPANAAIHRKTTAEEILRDTEEHVDVFVAGVGTGGTITGVGQVLKERVPGVQIVAVEPKDSPLLTEGKAGPHKIQGIGANFIPEVLDQSVIDEVFDVELDDALRVARDLATQEGILAGISSGAIIHAAIEIAARPENAGKRVVAIVCDTGERYLSTVLFEGLTA, from the coding sequence ATGAGCGGCACGATCCACGACAACATCTCGCAGGCGTTCGGGAACACGCCGCTGGTCCGGCTGAACCGCCTCCCGAAGGAGGGCGGCGCCGAGGTCCTGGCAAAGCTCGAGTTCTACAACCCGGGTGCGAGCGTGAAGGACCGGCTCGGCGTCGCGATCATCGACGCAGCCGAGGAGTCCGGCGAGCTGCAGGCCGGCGGGACGATCGTCGAGGGGTCCTCCGGCAACACGGGCATCGCGCTCGCACTGGTCGGCGCGGCTCGCGGGTACCGGGTCGTCATCACGATGCCCGAGACGATGAGTGTCGAGCGTCGCGCCCTCATCCGCGCGTACGGTGCCGAGATCGTCCTCACCCCGGGGCCGGAGGGCATGAAGGGCGCGGTGTCGAAGGCGGAGCAGATCGTCGCCGAGACGCCCGGCGCGATCCTCGCCCACCAGTTCGAGACGCCGGCGAACGCGGCCATCCACCGGAAGACGACGGCGGAGGAGATCCTCCGCGACACCGAGGAGCACGTCGACGTGTTCGTCGCGGGCGTCGGCACGGGCGGCACGATCACCGGTGTCGGCCAGGTCCTCAAGGAGCGCGTGCCGGGTGTGCAGATCGTCGCGGTGGAGCCGAAGGACTCGCCGCTGCTGACCGAGGGCAAGGCGGGTCCGCACAAGATCCAGGGCATCGGTGCGAACTTCATCCCCGAGGTCCTCGACCAGTCGGTCATCGACGAGGTGTTCGACGTCGAGCTGGACGACGCGCTCCGGGTCGCCCGCGACCTCGCCACGCAGGAGGGCATCCTCGCGGGCATCTCGTCCGGCGCGATCATCCACGCCGCGATCGAGATCGCCGCGCGTCCGGAGAACGCGGGCAAGCGGGTCGTCGCGATCGTGTGCGACACCGGTGAGCGCTACCTGTCGACGGTCCTCTTCGAGGGACTCACTGCGTGA
- the epsC gene encoding serine O-acetyltransferase EpsC yields MSRPARRGVLRTVREDLAAARRGDPASRGDLENAIVYSGLHAVWTHRLTHRLWIAEGLPGSRFAARVLAQVARSVTGIEIHPGARIGRRFFIDHGMGVVIGETAVVGDDVVLFHGVTLGGRGGDHGPGARRHPAVGDRVVLGAGSSLIGAITVGADSVVGANTVVTKDVPPGSVVTGVAGTARPRSGHEGVPPL; encoded by the coding sequence GTGAGTCGTCCCGCCCGACGAGGCGTGCTGCGGACCGTCCGGGAGGACCTGGCCGCAGCACGCCGCGGTGACCCCGCGTCCCGCGGCGACCTCGAGAACGCGATCGTCTACTCGGGGCTGCACGCCGTCTGGACCCACCGACTGACGCACCGGCTCTGGATCGCCGAGGGCCTGCCGGGGTCGCGGTTCGCGGCCCGGGTCCTCGCGCAGGTCGCCCGGTCGGTCACCGGCATCGAGATCCACCCCGGTGCCCGCATCGGCCGTCGGTTCTTCATCGACCACGGCATGGGGGTCGTCATCGGGGAGACCGCGGTGGTCGGCGACGACGTCGTGCTCTTCCACGGGGTGACCCTCGGCGGCCGCGGGGGCGACCACGGGCCCGGAGCCCGTCGGCACCCAGCGGTGGGGGACCGCGTCGTGCTCGGTGCCGGGTCGTCGCTCATCGGCGCGATCACGGTCGGCGCGGACTCCGTCGTCGGCGCGAACACGGTGGTGACGAAGGACGTCCCACCGGGGTCGGTCGTGACGGGTGTCGCCGGGACGGCCCGCCCGCGCTCGGGACACGAGGGCGTCCCGCCCCTCTGA
- a CDS encoding excalibur calcium-binding domain-containing protein, with translation MHITRTLSIAAATVVLAATAVVGGASTAQAAPTVYKNCTAVQKVYSGGIAKKSVTKNRVTSKGKVTYRALKGTVKKDDALYAANKKMDADGDGIACEKS, from the coding sequence GTGCACATCACCCGAACCCTCAGCATCGCCGCCGCCACCGTCGTGCTCGCTGCGACCGCCGTCGTCGGCGGCGCCTCGACCGCGCAGGCCGCCCCCACCGTCTACAAGAACTGCACCGCCGTGCAGAAGGTGTACTCGGGCGGGATCGCGAAGAAGTCCGTCACGAAGAACCGCGTCACCTCGAAGGGCAAGGTCACGTACCGGGCGCTCAAGGGCACGGTGAAGAAGGACGACGCACTGTACGCGGCGAACAAGAAGATGGACGCCGACGGCGACGGGATCGCCTGCGAGAAGAGCTGA
- a CDS encoding MmcQ/YjbR family DNA-binding protein produces the protein MDGETLHEVAIRTAMALPAVAETQPFGEGAFVYKVVGKMFVMTSELRGVPIVNLKCAPPHGAALVRDHAEITPGWHMNKQHWITLSPGDGIDETLVEDLVGNAYDLVVAKLPQAKRPIDPVRRTQPD, from the coding sequence ATGGACGGCGAGACGCTGCACGAGGTCGCGATCCGCACCGCGATGGCCCTGCCCGCGGTGGCGGAGACCCAGCCCTTCGGCGAAGGCGCGTTCGTCTACAAGGTCGTCGGCAAGATGTTCGTGATGACGTCCGAGCTCCGCGGCGTGCCGATCGTGAACCTCAAGTGCGCGCCGCCCCACGGTGCCGCCCTGGTGCGCGACCACGCCGAGATCACCCCGGGCTGGCACATGAACAAGCAGCACTGGATCACGCTGTCACCCGGGGACGGCATCGACGAGACCCTGGTCGAGGACCTCGTCGGCAACGCGTACGACCTCGTCGTCGCGAAGCTGCCGCAGGCGAAGCGCCCGATCGACCCGGTGCGCCGGACGCAGCCGGACTGA
- a CDS encoding MOSC domain-containing protein, translating into MSLVTAVCRVDRLLPDSGTIGVTAIDKRPVDGPVRVRPLGLYADVQADRKHHGGEDQAVYAYADEDAAYFADLLDRDVPPGLFGENLRTTGVDVTGAVTGERWRIGETLELEVTIPRIPCGTFARRMRVDKWVKRFTEEGRPGAYLRVVRSGPVSPGDPVVVTHRPDHGVTIGQLFTGLTPEQAQAVLSSGRGTGPGGPGTGGLAPKVVRDVSKVLARATA; encoded by the coding sequence ATGTCCCTCGTCACCGCCGTCTGCCGCGTCGACCGCCTGCTGCCCGACTCCGGCACCATCGGGGTCACCGCGATCGACAAGCGCCCCGTCGACGGCCCCGTCCGGGTCCGTCCGCTCGGGCTGTACGCCGACGTGCAGGCGGACCGGAAGCACCACGGTGGCGAGGACCAGGCGGTGTACGCCTACGCGGACGAGGACGCGGCGTACTTCGCGGACCTGCTCGACCGGGACGTCCCGCCGGGACTGTTCGGCGAGAACCTGCGCACGACGGGCGTCGACGTCACCGGGGCCGTGACGGGGGAACGCTGGCGGATCGGCGAGACCCTCGAGCTCGAGGTCACGATCCCGCGGATCCCCTGCGGCACCTTCGCCCGCCGGATGCGGGTGGACAAGTGGGTCAAGCGGTTCACGGAGGAGGGCCGCCCCGGCGCCTACCTCCGCGTGGTGCGGTCCGGGCCCGTGTCCCCCGGCGACCCGGTCGTCGTCACCCACCGACCGGACCACGGCGTCACGATCGGCCAGCTCTTCACGGGCCTGACGCCCGAGCAGGCGCAGGCCGTGCTGTCGTCGGGGCGCGGGACGGGTCCCGGTGGCCCGGGGACGGGTGGGCTCGCGCCGAAGGTCGTCCGGGACGTGTCGAAGGTCCTGGCGCGCGCGACCGCCTGA
- a CDS encoding RNA polymerase sigma factor gives MHHQPLTDLDDAVLAGRSSDGDVRAFEVLIRRHTPLLRAYARRTLGSTDELDDVVQETFITAWNQLDTLQDGARVKAWLMRILSRKCIDRIRARRFHDDVTELEVEAPADDAPERVAEARSREEAVETALAELPEAQRRTWVMKEVLEYSYEAIAEELDLPTSTVRGLLSRARKNMIRLMEGWR, from the coding sequence GTGCACCACCAGCCCCTCACCGACCTCGACGACGCCGTCCTCGCTGGTCGATCGTCCGACGGCGACGTCCGGGCGTTCGAGGTCCTCATCCGGCGCCACACCCCCCTGCTCCGTGCCTACGCGCGCCGGACCCTCGGCTCGACCGACGAACTCGACGACGTCGTGCAGGAGACGTTCATCACCGCCTGGAACCAGCTCGACACGCTCCAGGACGGCGCCCGGGTCAAGGCGTGGCTCATGCGCATCCTCAGCCGGAAGTGCATCGACCGCATCCGGGCCCGGCGGTTCCACGACGACGTCACCGAGCTCGAAGTCGAGGCACCGGCGGACGACGCACCCGAACGCGTCGCCGAGGCCCGCTCCCGCGAGGAAGCGGTCGAGACGGCGCTCGCCGAACTGCCCGAGGCGCAGCGCCGCACGTGGGTGATGAAGGAAGTGCTCGAGTACTCGTACGAGGCCATCGCGGAGGAACTGGACCTCCCGACCTCGACCGTCCGGGGACTGCTGTCCCGGGCGCGCAAGAACATGATCCGTCTCATGGAGGGATGGCGATGA